In Vibrio japonicus, one DNA window encodes the following:
- a CDS encoding propionyl-CoA synthetase, translating into MSAYQKEYQWAQNEPESFWKAQAENIDWFEAPKTILKTDENGIERWFPDGVLNTSWLALDYHCEQGRGDKTALIYDSPVTETKRTYTYYEMRDQVAKIAGMLAAQGVTKGDRVVIYMPMIPEAAMAMLACARLGAIHSVVFGGFAPNELAVRIEDAEPKVIMTASCGVEVKKIIPYKPMVDKAIMDSRWKPESVFVLQRPECEAELGQERDIDWAQAYENALPHACVPVLATDPLYILYTSGTTGKPKGVVRDNGGHAVAMKYSMGTIYNMPQNGVYWAASDVGWVVGHSYIVYAPLIHGCTTILYEGKPVGTPDPGAFWRVCEEYSVDVIFSAPTAFRAIKKQDPNGEFLEKYDLSKLQTIFMAGERLDPPTLEWVQSKTDKPVIDHWWQTETGWAISGNPTGVELMPVKAGSSTKPIPGYQVEILNELGEPVGPNQQGFVALKRPLPPCCLPTVWRNHDRFESGYLSQFPGYYVSGDGGYLDEDGYLFIMGRIDDVINVAGHRLSTGEMEEIVGGHPAIAECAVVGVHDELKGQLPLGFVVLKDGVKVDAHELEVELVGKVRSEIGAVACFKHALVVERLPKTRSGKILRRTIRQIADGEQYTVPSTIDDPTSLDEIEKVLNS; encoded by the coding sequence ATGTCTGCATATCAAAAAGAATATCAATGGGCACAGAATGAACCTGAGTCATTCTGGAAAGCTCAAGCTGAAAACATCGATTGGTTTGAAGCACCAAAAACCATTCTGAAAACGGATGAGAATGGTATCGAACGCTGGTTCCCTGATGGCGTGCTAAACACTTCGTGGTTGGCACTCGATTATCACTGTGAACAGGGCCGTGGAGATAAAACTGCGCTGATTTATGATTCGCCAGTGACAGAGACAAAACGCACTTATACCTATTATGAGATGCGAGACCAAGTTGCCAAAATTGCTGGAATGCTGGCAGCACAAGGCGTGACCAAAGGCGACCGTGTGGTTATTTACATGCCGATGATCCCAGAAGCGGCGATGGCGATGCTTGCGTGTGCTCGTTTAGGTGCGATTCACTCGGTTGTATTTGGTGGTTTTGCGCCGAACGAACTGGCAGTACGTATCGAAGATGCGGAACCTAAGGTGATTATGACCGCTTCATGTGGTGTTGAAGTGAAAAAAATCATCCCGTATAAGCCAATGGTCGACAAAGCGATTATGGACAGCCGCTGGAAACCGGAAAGTGTGTTTGTATTGCAGCGTCCTGAGTGTGAAGCGGAGCTAGGGCAAGAGCGCGATATCGACTGGGCTCAGGCTTATGAAAACGCGCTTCCGCATGCGTGTGTACCAGTGCTCGCGACCGATCCCCTTTATATTTTGTATACATCAGGCACTACGGGTAAACCAAAGGGTGTGGTTCGTGATAACGGTGGCCATGCCGTGGCGATGAAGTACTCAATGGGTACGATTTACAACATGCCACAAAATGGCGTTTACTGGGCGGCATCCGATGTAGGCTGGGTAGTCGGGCACTCATATATTGTGTACGCACCGCTGATCCACGGTTGTACAACGATTCTGTATGAAGGTAAGCCTGTAGGCACACCGGACCCAGGTGCATTCTGGAGAGTGTGTGAAGAATATTCCGTCGATGTGATTTTCTCTGCCCCCACAGCTTTTCGAGCTATCAAGAAACAGGATCCAAATGGAGAGTTTCTAGAAAAGTACGATCTGTCTAAATTGCAAACCATCTTCATGGCTGGTGAGCGCCTAGATCCACCAACATTGGAATGGGTACAAAGCAAAACCGACAAGCCTGTTATTGACCACTGGTGGCAGACAGAAACGGGTTGGGCGATTTCAGGAAACCCAACCGGTGTTGAGTTAATGCCAGTTAAAGCGGGTTCTTCAACCAAGCCGATTCCGGGTTATCAAGTGGAAATCTTGAACGAACTGGGTGAACCTGTTGGTCCAAATCAGCAAGGTTTTGTGGCGTTGAAACGACCTCTACCACCATGCTGCTTGCCAACAGTTTGGCGCAACCACGACCGCTTCGAATCGGGCTATTTAAGCCAGTTCCCAGGTTATTACGTGTCGGGTGATGGTGGTTACTTGGATGAAGACGGTTATCTGTTCATCATGGGGCGTATTGATGATGTGATTAACGTTGCCGGTCACAGATTGTCAACGGGTGAGATGGAAGAGATCGTTGGCGGTCACCCAGCTATAGCAGAATGTGCCGTTGTTGGGGTTCACGATGAATTGAAAGGTCAATTGCCACTTGGATTCGTGGTGCTGAAAGATGGCGTTAAGGTCGACGCACACGAATTAGAAGTTGAGTTGGTTGGCAAAGTACGTTCAGAAATCGGCGCGGTCGCGTGTTTTAAACATGCTCTGGTCGTAGAACGCTTGCCTAAGACGCGTTCAGGCAAAATTCTACGTAGAACGATTCGTCAGATAGCGGATGGTGAGCAATACACAGTACCATCTACCATTGATGATCCAACCAGCTTGGATGAGATCGAAAAAGTTCTGAATTCCTAG
- the prpF gene encoding 2-methylaconitate cis-trans isomerase PrpF, with product MNQATQSQLKVPATYMRGGTSKGVFFSLQDLPTEAQVAGEARDKLLMRVIGSPDPYGKQIDGMGAATSSTSKTVIVSKSTQPNHDVDYLFGQVSIDKPFVDWSGNCGNLSAAIGPFAIHAGLIPAERIPQNGIVTVKVWQANISKTILVHVPIVNGFVQETGEFELDGVTFPAAEIQVDFMDPADGDGSMFPTGNLVDDIEVPGVGTFNATLINAGIPTIFIDADAIGYQGTELQDDINNDEQALAKFETIRAYGALKMGLIERLEEAETRQHTPKVAFVAKPKSYLSSSGKPVEQGEVDILVRALSMGKLHHAMMGTAAVAIASAACVPGTLVNLAAGGGDKDSVTFGHPSGTLKVGAKANNTNNGWVVEKAIMSRSARILMEGFVRVPSDVFE from the coding sequence ATGAATCAAGCAACTCAAAGTCAGCTCAAAGTGCCCGCCACCTATATGCGTGGCGGCACGAGCAAGGGTGTGTTCTTTAGCTTACAAGACTTACCAACAGAAGCTCAGGTTGCCGGAGAAGCGCGTGACAAATTGCTGATGCGCGTTATCGGCAGTCCCGACCCGTACGGCAAGCAGATTGATGGGATGGGCGCGGCGACATCGAGCACCAGCAAAACGGTGATTGTGTCGAAAAGCACTCAGCCGAATCACGATGTGGATTACCTGTTTGGCCAAGTGTCGATTGATAAACCGTTTGTCGATTGGAGTGGTAACTGCGGTAACTTGTCGGCGGCGATTGGTCCGTTTGCGATTCACGCAGGCTTAATTCCGGCGGAGCGCATTCCACAAAACGGCATTGTCACGGTCAAAGTGTGGCAAGCGAACATTAGCAAAACGATTCTGGTCCACGTGCCTATTGTGAACGGTTTTGTGCAAGAAACGGGCGAGTTTGAGCTCGATGGCGTTACCTTTCCAGCCGCGGAAATTCAGGTCGATTTTATGGACCCAGCAGACGGTGACGGAAGTATGTTCCCAACCGGTAATCTGGTGGACGACATTGAAGTGCCGGGAGTGGGCACATTCAACGCAACACTGATTAACGCAGGCATCCCAACCATTTTTATTGATGCCGACGCAATCGGCTATCAAGGCACTGAGCTGCAAGACGACATCAATAATGACGAGCAAGCATTGGCAAAATTCGAAACCATCCGTGCTTACGGCGCTTTGAAAATGGGTTTGATTGAACGTTTGGAAGAAGCAGAAACGCGTCAACATACACCGAAAGTCGCGTTTGTTGCTAAACCGAAGAGCTATCTTTCATCGAGTGGTAAACCTGTTGAGCAAGGCGAGGTCGATATCTTAGTTCGTGCGCTTTCAATGGGTAAACTGCACCACGCGATGATGGGTACGGCTGCGGTCGCCATTGCGTCTGCGGCTTGTGTACCGGGCACGCTAGTTAACTTAGCCGCTGGTGGCGGTGATAAAGATTCGGTCACCTTTGGTCATCCGTCAGGGACGCTAAAAGTCGGAGCCAAAGCCAATAATACCAATAACGGTTGGGTGGTTGAAAAAGCCATTATGAGTCGAAGCGCTCGTATCTTGATGGAGGGCTTTGTGCGTGTTCCCTCCGATGTCTTTGAATAA
- the acnD gene encoding Fe/S-dependent 2-methylisocitrate dehydratase AcnD, whose translation MTINTQYRKSLPGTHLDYFDAREAVEEISPGAYDKLPYTSKVLAEQLVRRCEPSTLTDSLKQIIERKRDLDFPWYPARVVCHDILGQTALVDLAGLRDAIAEQGGDPAKVNPVVETQLIVDHSLAVEHAGFDPDAFEKNRAIEERRNEDRFHFIEWCKTAFENVSVIPAGNGIMHQINLEKMSPVVQAKQGIAYPDTCVGTDSHTPHVDALGVIAIGVGGLEAETVMLGRPSMMRLPDIVGVKLTGKRQPGITATDIVLAITEFLRNERVVSSYLEFFGEGAKDLTIGDRATISNMTPEYGATAGMFYIDEQTINYLKLTGREDQQVDLVEKYAKQTGLWAGDMVEAQYERVLEFDLSIVTRNMAGPSNPHRRLPTSELAARGISGQFEEKEGELPDGAVIIAAITSCTNTSNPRNVVAAGLVAKKANELGLVRKPWVKSSFAPGSKVAKLYLEEAGLLPELEKLGFGIVAYACTTCNGMSGALDPKIQQEIIDRDLYATAVLSGNRNFDGRIHPYAKQAFLASPPLVVAYALAGTIRFDIERDALGKDAQGNPIYLNDLWPTDEEIDEVVGKHVKPEQFNQIYIQMFKLDDAERNSNPLYDWRPMSTYIRRPPYWEGALAGERTLSGMRPLAVLGDNITTDHLSPSNAIMVSSAAGEYLAKMGVPEEDFNSYATHRGDHLTAQRATFANPKLFNEMVKENGEVVQGSYARIEPEGKVTRMWEAIETYMNRKQPLIVVAGADYGQGSSRDWAAKGVRLAGVEAIVAEGFERIHRTNLVGMGVLPLQFKDGVNRKTLELDGTETYDVVGDIKPGADLALVITRANGAKIDVPVTCRLDTADEVLVYNAGGVLQRFAQDFLAQ comes from the coding sequence ATGACTATAAATACCCAATACCGCAAATCGCTTCCGGGAACCCATCTTGATTATTTTGATGCCCGAGAAGCTGTCGAAGAAATTTCACCGGGTGCTTACGACAAGCTCCCGTACACCTCTAAAGTGCTGGCAGAGCAGTTAGTACGTCGCTGTGAACCATCAACGTTAACCGACTCCTTAAAACAGATTATTGAACGCAAGCGAGATTTAGATTTCCCTTGGTATCCTGCGCGCGTCGTGTGCCATGACATTCTTGGTCAGACTGCGCTGGTGGACCTCGCTGGTCTGCGTGATGCGATTGCAGAGCAAGGTGGTGACCCTGCTAAAGTGAACCCTGTGGTAGAGACTCAACTGATTGTTGACCACTCGTTGGCGGTTGAACACGCAGGTTTTGATCCAGATGCGTTTGAGAAAAACCGCGCGATTGAAGAACGTCGTAACGAAGACCGCTTCCACTTTATCGAGTGGTGTAAAACTGCGTTTGAAAACGTCAGCGTGATTCCAGCGGGTAACGGCATCATGCACCAGATTAACTTGGAGAAAATGTCTCCAGTGGTGCAAGCAAAACAAGGCATCGCGTACCCAGATACCTGTGTAGGCACAGACAGCCACACGCCACACGTTGATGCACTTGGTGTGATCGCGATTGGCGTGGGCGGTTTGGAAGCTGAAACCGTGATGCTAGGTCGTCCATCGATGATGCGTTTGCCAGATATTGTCGGCGTGAAATTAACTGGTAAACGCCAGCCTGGCATTACTGCAACAGATATCGTTCTAGCGATTACCGAGTTCTTGCGCAATGAACGTGTTGTGTCGTCTTACCTTGAGTTCTTTGGTGAAGGTGCGAAAGATCTAACCATTGGTGACCGCGCGACTATCTCCAACATGACACCAGAATACGGTGCAACGGCAGGGATGTTCTACATTGATGAACAGACCATCAACTATCTAAAACTGACCGGTCGTGAAGATCAGCAAGTTGACTTGGTAGAGAAGTACGCCAAGCAAACTGGTCTATGGGCAGGCGATATGGTCGAAGCGCAATACGAGCGCGTACTTGAATTTGATCTATCGATTGTGACGCGCAACATGGCGGGGCCTTCGAATCCACACCGACGTTTGCCAACCTCAGAGCTGGCGGCGCGTGGCATTTCTGGTCAGTTCGAAGAGAAAGAGGGCGAATTGCCAGACGGCGCGGTCATTATCGCTGCGATCACGTCCTGTACCAACACCAGTAACCCACGTAACGTTGTTGCTGCTGGTTTGGTGGCGAAGAAAGCGAACGAGCTTGGCCTTGTGCGTAAACCTTGGGTGAAGTCGTCATTTGCGCCGGGTTCAAAAGTCGCTAAGTTGTACCTTGAAGAAGCGGGTCTACTTCCTGAGCTTGAGAAGCTTGGTTTCGGTATTGTCGCTTATGCGTGTACCACCTGTAACGGCATGAGCGGTGCGTTGGATCCAAAGATCCAGCAAGAGATTATTGACCGTGACCTTTACGCGACGGCGGTATTGTCGGGCAACCGTAACTTTGACGGTCGAATCCACCCATACGCGAAGCAAGCATTCCTTGCGTCGCCGCCATTGGTGGTGGCTTATGCTCTCGCGGGCACCATTCGCTTTGATATCGAGCGTGACGCGCTGGGTAAAGACGCGCAGGGCAATCCAATTTACCTCAATGATTTGTGGCCGACTGACGAAGAGATCGATGAAGTGGTCGGTAAGCACGTTAAACCTGAGCAGTTTAACCAAATCTACATTCAAATGTTCAAACTTGACGATGCTGAGCGTAATAGCAATCCGCTTTATGACTGGCGTCCAATGAGTACTTATATTCGCCGTCCGCCTTACTGGGAAGGGGCCCTGGCGGGCGAGCGAACCTTATCTGGCATGCGTCCATTAGCAGTCTTAGGTGACAACATCACCACCGACCACTTATCGCCTTCGAATGCGATTATGGTGAGCAGTGCTGCGGGTGAATACCTAGCGAAAATGGGTGTGCCGGAAGAGGACTTTAACTCTTACGCAACGCACCGAGGTGACCACCTAACTGCGCAGCGTGCCACCTTTGCGAACCCGAAACTGTTTAACGAAATGGTCAAGGAAAACGGCGAAGTCGTGCAGGGTTCTTATGCTCGTATTGAGCCAGAAGGAAAAGTGACACGCATGTGGGAAGCAATTGAAACCTACATGAATCGCAAGCAACCATTGATTGTGGTTGCGGGGGCAGACTACGGCCAAGGTTCATCACGTGACTGGGCAGCAAAAGGTGTGCGTTTGGCTGGGGTAGAAGCAATCGTTGCCGAAGGTTTTGAACGTATTCACCGTACTAACTTGGTCGGTATGGGCGTATTGCCGCTGCAGTTCAAAGATGGTGTAAACCGTAAAACGCTAGAGCTCGATGGCACCGAAACCTACGATGTAGTAGGGGATATCAAGCCTGGCGCTGATTTGGCTCTGGTGATTACGCGTGCGAATGGTGCAAAAATTGATGTGCCAGTAACATGTCGATTAGACACTGCCGACGAAGTACTCGTCTACAATGCTGGCGGTGTTCTACAGCGCTTTGCTCAAGACTTCTTGGCGCAGTGA
- the prpC gene encoding bifunctional 2-methylcitrate synthase/citrate synthase, protein MTTKELGGAGLRGQSAGSTALCTVGKTGTGLTYRGYDITDLANNAQFEEVAHLLLRGHLPNQSELDSYKTRLVGLRGLPKELKQALELIPASAHPMDVMRTGCSVLGNLEQEMDFSEQLDATERMLALFPAIICYWYRFSHDGVRINTEDQSEDCIGGYFLKMLTDKAPSELHKKVMHCSLILYAEHEFNASTFTARVCASTLSDIHSCITGAIGTLRGPLHGGANEAAMEMIENWMTPDEAEANIMQMLANKDKIMGFGHAIYRESDPRNALIKRWSKELSEAVGDTHLYAVSDRVEAVMKREKGLFCNADFFHASAYHFMDIPTKLFTPIFVMSRLTGWAAHVYEQRANNRIIRPSADYVGPDHQDWVPIEER, encoded by the coding sequence ATGACGACTAAAGAATTAGGTGGCGCGGGTCTACGCGGCCAAAGCGCTGGAAGCACGGCTTTATGTACTGTCGGAAAAACGGGAACAGGTCTGACTTATCGTGGTTACGATATTACCGACCTAGCAAACAACGCTCAGTTTGAAGAAGTTGCGCACTTACTGTTGCGCGGCCATCTGCCAAATCAGAGCGAACTGGATTCATATAAAACGCGCTTGGTTGGCCTACGAGGCTTGCCTAAAGAGTTGAAACAAGCGCTGGAGCTTATTCCAGCAAGCGCGCACCCAATGGATGTGATGCGCACCGGCTGTTCTGTGCTTGGTAACCTAGAACAAGAGATGGATTTCTCTGAGCAGCTTGATGCGACGGAGCGCATGCTAGCGCTCTTCCCGGCGATCATCTGTTACTGGTACCGCTTCAGCCACGATGGCGTGCGTATCAATACTGAAGACCAATCTGAAGATTGCATTGGCGGTTACTTCCTAAAAATGCTGACCGACAAAGCGCCGAGTGAACTGCATAAGAAAGTGATGCACTGCTCATTGATTCTGTACGCTGAGCACGAGTTCAATGCCTCTACCTTTACCGCGAGGGTATGTGCGTCGACCTTATCTGATATTCACTCTTGCATTACCGGCGCAATCGGTACGCTGCGTGGCCCTCTACACGGTGGTGCAAACGAAGCGGCGATGGAGATGATCGAGAACTGGATGACCCCAGACGAAGCAGAAGCAAACATCATGCAGATGCTGGCAAACAAAGACAAGATCATGGGCTTTGGTCACGCTATCTATCGAGAAAGTGACCCGCGTAACGCACTGATCAAACGCTGGTCGAAGGAGCTATCTGAAGCGGTAGGTGATACCCATCTATACGCGGTCTCTGATCGTGTTGAAGCAGTAATGAAGCGTGAGAAAGGCTTGTTCTGTAATGCGGACTTCTTCCACGCGTCGGCTTACCACTTCATGGACATTCCAACGAAATTGTTCACGCCAATCTTTGTGATGAGTCGTCTGACAGGTTGGGCTGCGCACGTTTATGAGCAACGCGCGAACAACCGCATTATTCGTCCGAGCGCGGACTATGTTGGTCCAGATCACCAAGATTGGGTTCCAATCGAAGAACGATAG
- the prpB gene encoding methylisocitrate lyase — protein MSLSPGAKFRLAIEQNDPLQIVGTVNPYCAMMAKNLGHQAIYLSGGGIANASYGLPDLGITTLNDVLVDVDRITNACDLPLLVDIDTGFGGAFNIARTIKSMEKAGAAAVHMEDQVAQKRCGHRPNKAIVSQQEMVDRVKAAVDARNDESFVIMARTDALAVEGIDSAIERAIACVEAGADMIFPEAMTKLEQYDQFSTALQQATGKHVPILANITEFGATPLYGCEELAKAKVDMVLYPLSAFRAMNKAAEMVYKHLLEVGNQEALIDSMQTRKELYAHLNYHDYEDKLDQLFSEGK, from the coding sequence ATGAGTTTATCTCCGGGGGCGAAATTCAGACTCGCCATTGAGCAAAATGATCCGCTGCAAATTGTCGGTACGGTTAACCCATACTGCGCCATGATGGCGAAGAACTTAGGTCACCAAGCGATTTACTTATCAGGTGGTGGCATTGCGAACGCGTCTTACGGTTTGCCTGATCTGGGTATCACCACATTGAACGATGTACTGGTTGACGTTGACCGCATTACCAACGCGTGTGATCTGCCTTTGCTGGTGGATATCGATACTGGTTTTGGTGGCGCTTTCAACATTGCACGCACGATCAAATCGATGGAGAAAGCTGGTGCAGCGGCGGTTCACATGGAAGACCAAGTGGCACAGAAACGTTGTGGTCATCGCCCGAATAAAGCGATTGTCAGCCAACAAGAGATGGTTGACCGAGTGAAAGCGGCAGTGGATGCCCGCAACGATGAAAGCTTCGTGATTATGGCACGTACTGATGCGTTGGCCGTTGAAGGCATCGATAGCGCAATTGAACGCGCGATTGCGTGTGTTGAAGCAGGCGCAGACATGATCTTCCCTGAAGCGATGACCAAGCTTGAGCAATACGACCAGTTCTCTACCGCGCTGCAACAGGCAACTGGTAAGCACGTGCCAATTCTGGCCAACATTACAGAGTTTGGCGCCACACCGCTTTATGGCTGTGAAGAATTGGCGAAAGCAAAAGTGGACATGGTGCTTTACCCACTAAGTGCATTCCGCGCGATGAACAAAGCGGCAGAAATGGTCTACAAACATCTGCTTGAAGTGGGGAATCAGGAAGCTCTAATCGATTCGATGCAAACGCGTAAAGAGCTTTACGCACACCTGAATTACCACGACTACGAAGACAAACTCGACCAGCTTTTCTCAGAAGGGAAATAG
- a CDS encoding GntR family transcriptional regulator, giving the protein MNVELNARLKAVGAEKENTKSETLTESLVEAIVNGEIAPGSKISEPELAKRYQVSRGPLREAIMRLEGLSLIERIPHVGARVITFSPEKLIELYAVREALEGMAARLAARHITEEELIGLKHLLSTHSNHIEEVEGSSYFHQHGDFDFHYRIIKASRNSKLISLLCNELYHLLRMYRYQSPRSQSRPKEALNEHKFILQAIENRDEELAEMLMRRHISGSRSLIEQQILIAEND; this is encoded by the coding sequence ATGAATGTTGAACTTAATGCTCGTCTTAAAGCGGTTGGCGCTGAAAAAGAAAACACAAAATCCGAGACGCTAACCGAGTCTTTGGTAGAAGCGATTGTAAATGGGGAGATTGCTCCAGGAAGTAAGATCTCCGAGCCAGAGCTGGCAAAGCGTTACCAAGTTAGCCGTGGGCCGCTGCGTGAAGCGATTATGCGCCTAGAGGGCTTGAGCCTTATAGAGCGAATCCCGCATGTGGGTGCCCGCGTGATTACATTCTCACCAGAAAAACTGATTGAACTCTATGCGGTTCGAGAAGCTCTAGAAGGCATGGCGGCGAGACTCGCTGCGCGCCATATCACTGAAGAAGAACTGATTGGTCTAAAACACTTATTGTCGACACATTCAAACCATATCGAAGAAGTCGAAGGGTCTTCTTACTTTCATCAGCACGGTGATTTTGACTTTCACTACCGCATTATCAAAGCCAGTCGCAACAGCAAGCTGATTTCACTGCTGTGCAACGAGCTTTACCACTTATTACGCATGTATCGTTACCAGTCGCCACGTTCTCAATCGAGACCAAAAGAAGCGTTAAACGAACATAAATTCATTCTACAAGCGATTGAAAACCGAGATGAGGAGCTGGCAGAAATGCTCATGAGAAGACACATTTCGGGCAGTCGAAGCTTGATAGAGCAACAAATATTAATTGCCGAAAATGACTAG
- a CDS encoding M28 family peptidase: MQVSITTTKTLLASVVSATLLSGCYWDDPEKAAKHVSNQIKRKAVVEHLVELEGRASTTTDGNSTTRAAGTDGYQYSVDYIIETMRNHGYKVDIQEFDFRAWEELAGTTLNVDGHELLSVRSAGEGAEADFAVMSYSGSSDGPLKAEAVFLTPDFRFDAPDYDSTDGCEASDFDGKDVTGKVAVIQRGGCNFNAKVVNAQDAGAVGVIVFNQGNAEGRTAVVNGTLGSDSTATIPAFGARFELGQQWHAASETSGVPVVLNISAQDEVVLTQNIIAETKGGDANQIVMLGAHLDSVPEGPGINDNGSGTAGLLEYAVTLAELRAPVKNKIRFAWWAAEEAGLVGSEYYTTELFGPLYDQAQQEIMAQFELSDPSQLTPTQLDLVEERYNELNKVKLYLNFDMIASPNYVFGVMDGDLSDTKESPDNAYTGDFKPPYGTSHIESKFNDFFGSKKEGTVPQALSKRSDYAGFADWGVAFGGLFTGAEKAKTAEQADLFGGDTGVAYDVCYHQACDDLNNISQKALHVNTQSLAYVTTFYAFSEPVFPEEQVQAAPMIRTFGIKDPSERLRIGEKLKAADSVSDHDHFHGDFDQDRE, encoded by the coding sequence ATGCAAGTAAGCATCACAACAACAAAAACTCTCCTCGCTAGCGTAGTTAGCGCAACGCTCTTATCAGGGTGCTACTGGGACGATCCTGAAAAAGCAGCAAAACACGTCAGTAATCAAATTAAACGTAAGGCTGTTGTTGAACATTTAGTGGAATTAGAAGGTCGTGCATCTACAACAACCGATGGCAATTCGACCACTCGTGCAGCTGGCACAGATGGCTACCAATACTCAGTTGACTACATCATTGAAACCATGCGTAACCATGGGTACAAAGTAGATATTCAAGAGTTTGATTTTCGTGCGTGGGAAGAACTAGCAGGTACGACACTGAATGTAGATGGTCACGAGTTACTCAGCGTGCGCTCCGCTGGTGAAGGCGCAGAAGCCGATTTTGCAGTCATGTCCTACTCTGGTAGTTCAGACGGTCCACTGAAAGCAGAAGCCGTATTCCTTACACCAGATTTCCGCTTCGATGCACCCGATTATGACAGCACTGATGGTTGTGAAGCGTCTGACTTTGATGGGAAAGATGTGACAGGAAAAGTGGCGGTCATTCAACGCGGTGGCTGTAACTTTAATGCTAAGGTTGTGAATGCACAAGATGCTGGCGCAGTCGGTGTTATCGTCTTTAACCAAGGCAATGCGGAAGGCAGAACAGCAGTAGTAAACGGCACACTGGGCAGTGACAGCACAGCAACGATTCCAGCTTTCGGTGCTCGTTTCGAATTAGGTCAACAATGGCATGCAGCCAGCGAGACTTCTGGTGTGCCTGTCGTGCTCAATATCAGCGCTCAAGATGAAGTGGTACTGACTCAAAACATCATCGCTGAAACCAAAGGCGGCGATGCTAACCAGATCGTAATGCTTGGCGCGCACTTAGACTCTGTTCCTGAAGGCCCGGGTATTAACGATAATGGCTCAGGTACAGCAGGTCTACTGGAATACGCAGTGACACTTGCGGAGCTTCGTGCACCAGTGAAGAACAAGATTCGCTTTGCGTGGTGGGCAGCGGAAGAAGCTGGTCTGGTTGGTTCAGAGTACTACACTACTGAGCTGTTTGGTCCACTCTACGACCAAGCTCAGCAAGAAATCATGGCTCAATTTGAGCTTAGCGATCCAAGCCAGCTAACGCCAACACAACTTGATTTGGTTGAAGAGCGTTACAACGAACTTAACAAAGTTAAGCTTTACCTAAACTTTGATATGATCGCATCACCAAACTACGTGTTTGGCGTTATGGATGGGGATTTATCTGATACCAAAGAGAGTCCAGACAACGCCTATACGGGTGACTTTAAACCTCCTTACGGTACTTCTCATATTGAGTCTAAATTCAATGATTTCTTCGGCAGTAAGAAAGAAGGCACCGTTCCTCAAGCACTATCAAAACGTTCAGACTATGCTGGATTTGCGGATTGGGGTGTCGCATTCGGTGGCCTATTCACTGGTGCAGAGAAAGCCAAAACCGCAGAACAAGCAGACCTATTTGGCGGTGATACCGGCGTTGCGTACGATGTTTGTTACCACCAAGCGTGTGACGACCTAAACAACATCAGCCAGAAAGCACTTCATGTGAACACGCAGTCTCTCGCTTATGTCACCACCTTCTATGCGTTTAGCGAACCTGTATTCCCAGAAGAGCAAGTTCAGGCAGCACCTATGATACGTACATTTGGCATCAAAGATCCAAGCGAAAGACTTCGCATAGGTGAGAAGCTAAAAGCCGCAGACAGCGTGTCTGATCACGATCATTTCCACGGTGACTTTGACCAAGACCGCGAATAA